The Nocardioides salarius genome includes a region encoding these proteins:
- a CDS encoding F0F1 ATP synthase subunit C, whose amino-acid sequence MTGSLNMLGYGVATIGPAIAVGLIFAAYINGVARQPEAQSRLQSIAILGFALAEALAIIGIALAFAIQ is encoded by the coding sequence GTGACCGGCTCTCTCAACATGCTCGGCTACGGCGTCGCCACGATCGGTCCCGCCATCGCGGTCGGCCTGATCTTCGCTGCCTACATCAACGGTGTCGCCCGCCAGCCCGAGGCCCAGTCGCGCCTCCAGTCGATCGCGATCCTCGGCTTCGCGCTCGCCGAGGCCCTGGCGATCATCGGCATCGCGCTCGCCTTCGCCATCCAGTGA
- a CDS encoding F0F1 ATP synthase subunit B: MSESVRAAEELNPLIPHLSEIILGAVWFLILLGLIWKFVVPNFEKAYADRTAAIEGGLAAAETKQAEADAKLAELEAQLADARHEAARIREEAREQGAAIVSDLRAQGQAEQTRIVEAGKAQIEAERQQAVASLRAEVGSLATGLAGRIVGESLEDEARQGRVVERFLADLETGTPGVN; encoded by the coding sequence ATGTCTGAGTCCGTTCGGGCAGCGGAAGAGCTCAACCCGCTGATCCCGCACCTGTCCGAGATCATTCTCGGCGCAGTCTGGTTCCTCATCCTGCTCGGCCTGATCTGGAAGTTCGTCGTCCCGAACTTCGAGAAGGCCTACGCCGACCGCACCGCCGCCATCGAGGGCGGCCTCGCGGCGGCGGAGACCAAGCAGGCCGAGGCCGACGCCAAGCTCGCCGAGCTCGAGGCCCAGCTCGCGGACGCCCGCCACGAGGCGGCGCGCATCCGTGAGGAGGCCCGCGAGCAGGGCGCTGCGATCGTCAGCGACCTGCGTGCGCAGGGGCAGGCCGAGCAGACCCGCATCGTCGAGGCCGGCAAGGCGCAGATCGAGGCGGAGCGCCAGCAGGCGGTCGCGTCGCTGCGCGCCGAGGTCGGCTCGCTGGCCACGGGCCTGGCCGGTCGCATCGTCGGGGAGAGCCTGGAGGACGAGGCCCGCCAGGGTCGCGTCGTCGAGCGCTTCCTCGCCGACCTCGAGACCGGGACGCCGGGGGTCAACTGA
- a CDS encoding F0F1 ATP synthase subunit delta, whose amino-acid sequence MTSDFRGASADAVATLTGELETSVSGSPEVATQVSRDLFSVATTLRGEGALRRFVTDASVAPEARQGLVDQVLGGKVSEQALVVLRAAVSRRWTRTRDLADALEHLSVVTLVRSAGGDASRLADEMFAFGQAVRSTPALRDALSDPARSHQDKARLVEDLLAGKVLPATLSLVTQALAGTYRTVGVALAEYQKVAAEAQHQGVATVRVARDLPDDERARLAGALERQYGRPVHLNVVVDPAVLGGIRVEIGDDVIDGTISSRLDDARRRLVG is encoded by the coding sequence ATGACCTCGGACTTCCGCGGAGCATCGGCCGACGCCGTCGCCACGCTGACCGGTGAGCTGGAGACCTCGGTCTCCGGCTCGCCGGAGGTCGCCACGCAGGTCAGTCGCGACCTCTTCTCGGTCGCCACGACCCTGCGCGGCGAGGGGGCGCTGCGGCGTTTCGTCACCGACGCCTCGGTGGCCCCCGAGGCCCGTCAGGGACTCGTGGACCAGGTCCTCGGCGGCAAGGTGAGCGAGCAGGCCCTGGTCGTGCTGCGCGCGGCGGTGAGCCGTCGCTGGACCAGGACCCGTGACCTCGCCGACGCCCTCGAGCACCTCAGCGTCGTGACGCTGGTGCGCTCGGCGGGTGGCGACGCCTCGCGCCTCGCCGACGAGATGTTCGCCTTCGGGCAGGCGGTCAGGTCGACGCCGGCCCTGCGCGACGCACTCTCCGACCCCGCCCGCTCCCACCAGGACAAGGCCCGGCTCGTCGAGGACCTCCTCGCCGGCAAGGTCCTTCCCGCCACGCTCAGCCTGGTCACCCAGGCGCTCGCCGGCACCTACCGCACCGTCGGTGTGGCGCTGGCCGAGTACCAGAAGGTGGCCGCCGAGGCCCAGCACCAGGGCGTCGCCACGGTGCGGGTCGCACGCGACCTGCCCGACGACGAGCGCGCCCGCCTCGCCGGCGCCCTCGAGCGTCAGTACGGCCGGCCCGTCCACCTCAACGTGGTCGTCGACCCCGCCGTCCTCGGTGGCATCCGGGTCGAGATCGGCGACGACGTCATCGACGGGACGATCTCGAGCCGTCTCGACGACGCCCGCCGCCGCCTCGTCGGCTGA
- the atpA gene encoding F0F1 ATP synthase subunit alpha: MTELSIRPDEIRDALAKYVADYQPDASSREEVGYVASAGDGIARVSGLPSAMANELLEFEDGTRGLALNLDTREIGVVILGDFDKIEEGQTVRRTGEILSVPVGDDFMGRVVDPLGNPIDGLGEISAVGRRALELQAPTVMDRKSVHEPMATGIKAIDSLTPIGRGQRQLIIGDRATGKTTIAIDTIINQKQNWDSGDPTKQVRCIYVAIGQKGSTIASVRGALEEAGALEYTTIVASPASDSAGFKYLAPYTGSAIGQQWMYDGKHVLIVFDDLTKQAEAYRAVSLLLRRPPGREAYPGDVFYLHSRLLERCAKLSDELGAGSMTGLPIIETKANDVSAFIPTNVISITDGQIFLQSDLFAANQRPAIDVGVSVSRVGGAAMTKAMKKVTGSLKVDLAQFRAMEAFAMFASDLDAASRQQLDRGQRLMALLKQSAYSPYPLEDMVVSMWLGTTGRLDRVPVGDVIRFEQEFIDYVRRSHEGILSSIRETQKFEDEDGLESAYDSFLDQFETSDGGSIKIGHEADAEAMEDDELGQEQIVKQKRG; the protein is encoded by the coding sequence ATGACGGAGCTCTCCATCCGTCCGGACGAGATCCGTGACGCGCTTGCCAAGTACGTCGCCGACTACCAGCCCGACGCGTCCAGCCGCGAAGAGGTCGGCTACGTCGCCTCCGCCGGCGACGGCATCGCCCGCGTCAGCGGTCTGCCCTCGGCCATGGCGAACGAGCTGCTGGAGTTCGAGGACGGCACCCGGGGCCTGGCCCTGAACCTCGACACCCGCGAGATCGGCGTCGTCATCCTCGGTGACTTCGACAAGATCGAGGAGGGTCAGACCGTGCGCCGCACCGGCGAGATCCTCTCGGTCCCGGTCGGCGACGACTTCATGGGCCGTGTGGTCGACCCGCTCGGCAACCCCATCGACGGTCTCGGCGAGATCTCCGCCGTGGGTCGTCGTGCCCTGGAGCTGCAGGCCCCGACGGTGATGGACCGCAAGTCGGTGCACGAGCCGATGGCCACCGGCATCAAGGCGATCGACTCGCTCACCCCGATCGGGCGCGGCCAGCGCCAGCTGATCATCGGTGACCGCGCGACCGGCAAGACCACGATCGCGATCGACACGATCATCAACCAGAAGCAGAACTGGGACTCCGGCGACCCGACGAAGCAGGTGCGCTGCATCTACGTCGCGATCGGCCAGAAGGGCTCGACCATCGCCTCCGTGCGTGGCGCCCTCGAGGAGGCCGGCGCGCTGGAGTACACCACCATCGTGGCCTCGCCGGCCTCGGACTCGGCGGGCTTCAAGTACCTCGCGCCGTACACCGGCTCGGCCATCGGCCAGCAGTGGATGTACGACGGCAAGCACGTCCTGATCGTGTTCGACGACCTGACCAAGCAGGCCGAGGCCTACCGCGCCGTGTCGCTGCTGCTGCGTCGCCCGCCGGGCCGCGAGGCCTACCCGGGTGACGTCTTCTACCTGCACAGCCGCCTGCTCGAGCGCTGCGCGAAGCTCTCCGACGAGCTGGGCGCGGGCTCGATGACCGGCCTGCCGATCATCGAGACCAAGGCCAACGACGTCTCGGCGTTCATCCCGACCAACGTCATCTCGATCACCGACGGCCAGATCTTCCTGCAGTCCGACCTCTTCGCCGCCAACCAGCGCCCGGCCATCGACGTGGGCGTCTCGGTCTCGCGCGTGGGTGGTGCCGCCATGACCAAGGCGATGAAGAAGGTCACCGGCTCGCTCAAGGTCGACCTGGCGCAGTTCCGCGCCATGGAGGCCTTCGCGATGTTCGCCTCCGACCTCGACGCCGCCTCGCGCCAGCAGCTCGACCGCGGCCAGCGCCTGATGGCGCTGCTCAAGCAGTCGGCCTACTCGCCGTACCCGCTCGAGGACATGGTGGTCTCGATGTGGCTGGGCACCACCGGTCGCCTCGACCGCGTGCCCGTCGGCGACGTGATCCGCTTCGAGCAGGAGTTCATCGACTACGTGCGCCGCTCGCACGAGGGCATCTTGTCCTCGATCCGCGAGACGCAGAAGTTCGAGGACGAGGACGGCCTGGAGAGCGCGTACGACTCCTTCCTCGACCAGTTCGAGACCTCCGACGGCGGCTCGATCAAGATCGGCCACGAGGCCGACGCCGAGGCGATGGAGGACGACGAGCTCGGCCAGGAGCAGATCGTCAAGCAGAAGCGGGGCTGA
- a CDS encoding F0F1 ATP synthase subunit gamma produces MAVSLREYRARIKSTESMKKITRAMELIAASRIVKAQQRAQAAAPYARELTRAVSAVATFSDVDHPLTKEEENPKRAAVLIVTSDRGLAGAYSSSVLKEAERLAERLREEGKEIDTFIAGRKGEAYYKFRQRPVEQTWTGFSDQPSYDVAAEIGETLIERFLREQGEEGDVDEVHVVYTRFVSMLTQEPTAVRLLPLEVVEGEEAPEESELLPLYEFEPSPEAVLDGLLPQYVQSRIFFCLLQAAASELAARQKAMKSATDNAEELIKKYKRIANQARQAGITQEISEIVGGVNALADANAGAE; encoded by the coding sequence ATGGCCGTATCGCTGCGTGAGTACCGCGCGCGGATCAAGTCGACCGAGTCGATGAAGAAGATCACGCGCGCCATGGAGCTCATTGCTGCGTCCCGGATCGTCAAGGCGCAGCAGCGGGCACAGGCGGCAGCGCCGTACGCCCGCGAGCTGACCCGTGCGGTGTCGGCGGTGGCGACGTTCTCGGACGTCGACCACCCGCTGACCAAGGAGGAGGAGAACCCCAAGCGGGCCGCCGTCCTGATCGTCACGAGCGACCGTGGCCTGGCCGGGGCCTACTCCTCGAGCGTGCTCAAGGAGGCCGAGAGGCTCGCCGAGCGCCTGCGCGAGGAGGGCAAGGAGATCGACACCTTCATCGCGGGCCGCAAGGGCGAGGCGTACTACAAGTTCCGCCAGCGTCCGGTCGAGCAGACCTGGACCGGGTTCTCCGACCAGCCGTCCTACGACGTCGCCGCGGAGATCGGGGAGACCCTGATCGAGCGGTTCCTGCGCGAGCAGGGCGAGGAGGGCGACGTCGACGAGGTGCACGTGGTCTACACGCGCTTCGTGTCGATGCTGACCCAGGAGCCGACCGCGGTGCGGCTGCTGCCGCTCGAGGTCGTCGAGGGCGAGGAGGCCCCCGAGGAGTCCGAGCTGCTGCCGCTCTACGAGTTCGAGCCCTCGCCCGAGGCGGTGCTCGACGGGCTGCTGCCGCAGTACGTCCAGTCGCGGATCTTCTTCTGCCTGCTGCAGGCGGCCGCCTCCGAGCTCGCCGCTCGCCAGAAGGCGATGAAGTCGGCCACCGACAACGCCGAAGAGCTCATCAAGAAGTACAAGCGGATCGCCAACCAGGCCCGCCAGGCCGGCATTACCCAGGAAATCAGCGAGATCGTCGGTGGCGTCAACGCGCTCGCCGATGCCAACGCCGGTGCCGAATAA
- the atpD gene encoding F0F1 ATP synthase subunit beta, producing MTATLEETTQAGGASVGRIARVIGPVVDVEYPVDNMPDIYNKLTAEVVLNGETTVLPLEVAQHIGDGMVRAISLKPTDGLVRGGQVIDTGEPIMVPVGDVTLGRVFNATGDVLNLEEGEQLAEHERWGIHRKAPAFDQLESKTQMFETGIKVIDLLTPYVQGGKIGLFGGAGVGKTVLIQEMIARVAKNHGGVSVFAGVGERTREGNDLIVEMEEAGVLGQTALVFGQMDEPPGTRLRVALSALTMAEYFRDVQNQDVLLFIDNIFRFTQAGSEVSTLLGRMPSAVGYQPNLADEMGVLQERITSTRGNSITSMQAIYVPADDYTDPAPATTFAHLDATTELSREIASLGIYPAVDPLTSTSRILDPQYIGKEHYDCAIRVKQILQRNKELQDIIAILGVDELSEEDKVIVSRARRIQRFLSQNTYVAKQFTGIEGSTVPVADTIEAFNKIAEGEYDHVAEQAFFMCGGLDDVEKKWAEIQKNL from the coding sequence ATGACTGCAACGCTTGAAGAGACCACCCAGGCCGGCGGCGCCAGCGTGGGGCGCATCGCCCGCGTGATCGGCCCGGTCGTCGACGTGGAGTACCCCGTCGACAACATGCCCGACATCTACAACAAGCTCACCGCCGAGGTCGTCCTCAACGGTGAGACCACGGTGCTGCCCCTCGAGGTGGCCCAGCACATCGGTGACGGCATGGTCCGTGCCATCTCGCTGAAGCCGACCGACGGCCTCGTGCGCGGCGGCCAGGTCATCGACACCGGTGAGCCGATCATGGTGCCGGTCGGCGACGTGACCCTGGGTCGCGTCTTCAACGCCACCGGTGACGTGCTGAACCTCGAGGAGGGCGAGCAGCTCGCCGAGCACGAGCGCTGGGGCATCCACCGCAAGGCGCCCGCCTTCGACCAGCTCGAGTCGAAGACCCAGATGTTCGAGACCGGCATCAAGGTCATCGACCTGCTGACGCCCTACGTGCAGGGCGGCAAGATCGGCCTGTTCGGCGGCGCCGGTGTGGGCAAGACGGTGCTCATCCAGGAGATGATCGCCCGGGTGGCCAAGAACCACGGTGGTGTGTCGGTGTTCGCCGGTGTCGGTGAGCGCACCCGTGAGGGCAACGACCTCATCGTCGAGATGGAGGAGGCCGGCGTCCTCGGGCAGACCGCCCTCGTCTTCGGCCAGATGGACGAGCCGCCGGGCACCCGCCTGCGGGTGGCGCTCTCGGCGCTGACGATGGCGGAGTACTTCCGCGACGTGCAGAACCAGGACGTGCTGCTCTTCATCGACAACATCTTCCGGTTCACCCAGGCCGGCTCGGAGGTCTCGACCCTGCTGGGTCGGATGCCCTCGGCCGTGGGCTACCAGCCCAACCTGGCCGACGAGATGGGTGTGCTCCAGGAGCGGATCACCTCGACGCGAGGCAACTCGATCACCTCGATGCAGGCGATCTACGTCCCCGCGGACGACTACACCGACCCGGCGCCGGCCACCACGTTCGCCCACCTCGACGCGACCACCGAGCTGTCGCGCGAGATCGCCTCGCTGGGCATCTACCCGGCCGTGGACCCGCTGACCTCGACGTCGCGGATCCTCGACCCGCAGTACATCGGCAAGGAGCACTACGACTGCGCGATCCGCGTCAAGCAGATCCTGCAGCGCAACAAGGAGCTCCAGGACATCATCGCCATCCTCGGTGTCGACGAGCTGTCGGAGGAGGACAAGGTCATCGTGTCCCGCGCGCGCCGCATCCAGCGGTTCCTCTCGCAGAACACCTACGTGGCCAAGCAGTTCACCGGCATCGAGGGCTCGACCGTCCCGGTCGCCGACACGATCGAGGCGTTCAACAAGATCGCCGAGGGCGAGTACGACCACGTGGCCGAGCAGGCCTTCTTCATGTGCGGCGGTCTGGACGACGTCGAGAAGAAGTGGGCCGAGATCCAGAAGAACCTCTGA
- a CDS encoding F0F1 ATP synthase subunit epsilon, whose amino-acid sequence MADEVGTGLQVELVAADRTVWSGEASMVIARTTEGDLGVLPGHAPLLSLLTEAAVEISSVEGVVHAAVDGGFLSVAGDRVSILTEHALLAEEIKIDEAKAALEAAEGLPTGDERELHLRRAQARIRAAEKAG is encoded by the coding sequence ATGGCGGACGAGGTCGGCACCGGCCTGCAGGTCGAGCTGGTCGCCGCCGACCGGACCGTGTGGTCCGGCGAGGCGTCGATGGTGATCGCGCGCACGACGGAGGGTGACCTGGGTGTGCTGCCCGGGCACGCCCCGCTGCTGTCGCTGCTCACCGAGGCCGCGGTGGAGATCAGCTCGGTCGAGGGTGTCGTGCACGCGGCGGTCGACGGCGGGTTCCTCTCCGTCGCCGGCGACCGTGTCTCGATCCTGACCGAGCACGCCCTGCTCGCCGAGGAGATCAAGATCGACGAGGCCAAGGCGGCGCTGGAGGCGGCCGAGGGCCTGCCCACCGGCGACGAGCGCGAGCTGCACCTGCGGCGCGCCCAGGCCCGGATCCGGGCGGCCGAGAAGGCGGGCTGA
- a CDS encoding DUF2550 domain-containing protein, protein MPVWQWLLDAAGVLLVLVLLYGLALVVRRRVIARDGGTFELSHRVRSDRAGRGWLLGIGRYSGEQLEWFRIFSLSPRPKRTWERSELTYEARRAPEGAEQSSLFPDHVVIVCHSATGADVELAMGTSSLTGFQSWLEARPPGAEMPGSR, encoded by the coding sequence ATGCCGGTGTGGCAGTGGCTGCTCGACGCAGCCGGTGTGCTCCTGGTGCTCGTCCTCCTCTACGGCCTCGCCCTGGTCGTGCGCCGTCGTGTCATCGCTCGTGACGGCGGCACCTTCGAGCTCAGCCACCGCGTCCGGTCCGACAGGGCCGGGCGCGGTTGGCTTCTCGGGATCGGGCGCTACTCGGGCGAGCAGCTCGAGTGGTTCCGCATCTTCTCCTTGTCGCCACGGCCCAAGCGCACCTGGGAGCGCAGCGAGCTGACCTACGAGGCTCGCCGCGCGCCGGAGGGTGCCGAGCAGTCCTCGCTGTTCCCCGACCACGTGGTCATCGTGTGCCACAGCGCCACCGGGGCCGACGTCGAGCTGGCGATGGGAACGTCGTCGCTGACCGGCTTCCAGTCGTGGCTGGAGGCACGCCCCCCGGGTGCGGAGATGCCCGGCTCCCGCTGA